A genome region from Streptomyces sp. NBC_01296 includes the following:
- a CDS encoding GNAT family N-acetyltransferase: MNAPAPADAWTLESLRADHAPALLDFERRNRAHFARTVPDRGDAYFTEFADRHHALLAEQESGLSRFHVLITRQGDLVGRVNLVDIEDGSAELGYRIGESAAGRGMATAAVAEICRAAQAAYGLSRLIAVTTLDNPASMTVLRRNGFTQVETTTIDGRPGVRHERPLAPAD, from the coding sequence GTGAACGCCCCCGCCCCGGCAGACGCGTGGACCCTGGAGAGCCTCCGCGCCGACCACGCCCCCGCCCTCCTCGACTTCGAACGGCGAAACCGGGCCCACTTTGCCCGCACCGTCCCCGACCGCGGCGACGCGTACTTCACCGAGTTCGCCGACCGCCACCACGCCCTGCTCGCCGAGCAGGAGAGCGGCCTGTCCCGGTTCCACGTCCTCATCACCCGCCAGGGCGACCTGGTCGGCCGCGTCAACCTCGTCGACATCGAGGACGGCAGCGCCGAACTCGGCTACCGCATCGGCGAAAGCGCCGCCGGCCGGGGCATGGCGACCGCCGCCGTCGCCGAGATCTGCCGCGCCGCGCAGGCCGCGTACGGGCTCTCGCGGCTCATCGCCGTCACCACCCTGGACAACCCGGCCTCCATGACCGTGCTCCGGCGCAACGGATTCACCCAGGTCGAGACCACGACCATCGACGGTCGGCCGGGCGTCCGCCACGAGCGCCCACTGGCCCCCGCGGACTGA
- a CDS encoding ATP-binding protein, with amino-acid sequence MLIGRDDDLELIRGFVDEARTSGGALLLSGDAGVGKTELLDAAAAHAHAANTRVARAAGVEFESSVGFAGLHQILYPLLDGLEELAAAYRSTLSVALGLQHGAPPQQLMVSNAVSALLGHAGAERPLLVIVDDLPWLDRASAIVMGLVARRLGDSASRVGFLGAYRSDEGSFFDRGGVTTHHLQPLDPAAAEKLVRDRFPALTPRVRTRLLSEAQGNPLALLELPIALNGTRRAPATIPDVLPLGRRLQTLFAARIEALPPETRLLLLYAVLDGTGDLHTLQAATHTATGTGPTGIENLAPAERAGLVYVDDTTGRLTFRHPLTRSAVVELSTSDQRRRIHHALAEHTTDRPERRAWHLAQATVEPDEHVATLLEQTAHAVLRRGDAGGAIAALLRAADLSPRGHERGRRIAEAAYLGADLTGDLRDVPKLLEDARRADGGRAGPLVAAVAAAHHLLLSGEGDLDTAHRLLTGAIDMQHQPYDATDTTMTDALYTLAWVCHGAQRPELWKPLHQAIALLTPHIPDRVALTLATLADPARTAPPALGLLDETIATLDQETDPVHIIRTAMAAVYVDRLADCRTALRRILRDGRDTSAVTLELQGLVFLSRDCFTAGAWDQLDEQTEQGQRLSTTHSYQLLTTDYLYQRALVAAARGDTATTQALTDEMTLWAAPRRVGSALSGASHAKALAALGQGRYEEAYRHATAVSPAGELASHVPTALFLVMDLVEAALRTGRQTEAAAHVTAVREAGIAAISPRLTMIVEASAALTAHDPHARELFRRALSTPGTDRWPFDHARVRLAYGEHLRRARAATEARTHLTDALDTFQRLGARPWAARAAGELRATGQPTRQPAARADHHGPASLTPQQREIAHLAAAGLTNKQIGERLRLSPRTVSTHLHQLFPKLGITSRAALRDALAEPTRHTPDDSATVKP; translated from the coding sequence ATGCTGATCGGACGTGACGACGACCTCGAACTGATCCGGGGCTTCGTCGACGAGGCCAGAACCTCCGGCGGCGCCCTCCTGTTATCCGGAGACGCCGGAGTGGGAAAGACAGAACTCCTGGACGCCGCCGCCGCACACGCCCACGCCGCGAACACACGCGTCGCGCGAGCAGCCGGCGTCGAGTTCGAAAGCTCGGTCGGCTTCGCCGGACTCCACCAGATCCTGTACCCCCTGCTGGACGGACTCGAAGAACTCGCCGCCGCCTACCGCAGCACCCTCAGCGTGGCCCTGGGCCTGCAACACGGCGCACCACCCCAGCAACTGATGGTGTCCAACGCCGTATCGGCCCTGCTCGGCCACGCCGGGGCCGAACGCCCCCTGCTCGTCATCGTCGACGACCTGCCCTGGCTGGACCGGGCCAGCGCCATCGTCATGGGCCTCGTGGCCCGCCGCCTCGGCGACAGCGCCAGCCGCGTCGGCTTCCTCGGCGCCTACCGGTCCGACGAAGGCAGCTTCTTCGACCGCGGCGGCGTCACCACCCACCACCTGCAGCCCCTCGACCCCGCCGCAGCAGAAAAACTGGTGAGAGACCGGTTTCCCGCCCTGACACCCCGCGTACGCACCCGCCTCCTCTCAGAGGCCCAAGGAAACCCCCTGGCCCTGCTGGAGCTGCCCATCGCCCTCAACGGCACCCGGCGCGCCCCCGCCACGATCCCCGACGTACTGCCCCTCGGCCGCCGCCTCCAGACGCTCTTCGCAGCCCGCATCGAGGCACTGCCACCCGAAACCCGGCTCCTCCTCCTGTACGCCGTCCTCGACGGCACCGGCGACCTCCACACCCTGCAAGCCGCCACCCACACCGCAACGGGAACCGGACCCACCGGCATCGAAAACCTGGCCCCCGCAGAACGCGCCGGACTCGTCTACGTCGACGACACCACCGGCCGACTCACCTTCCGCCACCCCCTCACCCGCTCCGCCGTCGTGGAACTCTCCACCAGCGACCAACGCCGCCGCATCCACCACGCCCTCGCCGAACACACCACCGACCGGCCCGAACGGCGCGCCTGGCACCTCGCCCAAGCCACCGTCGAACCCGACGAACACGTCGCCACCCTCCTCGAACAAACCGCACACGCCGTCCTGCGGCGCGGCGACGCAGGCGGCGCCATCGCCGCACTCCTGCGCGCCGCAGACCTCAGCCCCCGCGGCCACGAACGCGGCCGACGCATCGCCGAAGCCGCTTACCTCGGCGCCGACCTCACCGGCGACCTGCGCGACGTACCCAAACTCCTCGAAGACGCCCGCCGCGCCGACGGCGGCCGCGCCGGACCCCTCGTAGCAGCCGTCGCCGCCGCCCACCACCTCCTCCTCAGCGGCGAAGGCGACCTCGACACGGCCCACCGCCTCCTCACCGGCGCGATCGACATGCAGCACCAGCCCTACGACGCCACCGACACCACCATGACCGACGCCCTCTACACCCTCGCCTGGGTCTGCCACGGCGCCCAACGCCCCGAACTGTGGAAACCGCTCCACCAGGCCATCGCCCTGCTCACCCCCCACATCCCCGACCGGGTGGCCCTGACCCTCGCCACCCTCGCCGATCCCGCCCGCACCGCACCCCCCGCACTCGGCCTCCTGGACGAAACCATCGCCACCCTCGACCAGGAAACCGACCCCGTCCACATCATCCGCACCGCCATGGCCGCCGTATACGTCGACCGGCTGGCCGATTGCAGAACCGCGCTACGGCGCATCCTGCGCGACGGACGCGACACCAGCGCCGTCACCCTCGAACTCCAAGGCCTGGTCTTCCTGAGCCGCGACTGCTTCACAGCCGGCGCATGGGACCAACTCGACGAACAGACCGAGCAAGGACAGCGACTCAGCACCACCCACAGCTACCAGCTGCTCACCACCGACTACCTCTACCAGCGCGCACTGGTCGCCGCCGCACGCGGCGACACCGCCACCACCCAAGCCCTCACCGACGAGATGACCCTCTGGGCCGCACCCCGCCGCGTCGGCTCCGCCCTCTCCGGCGCCTCCCACGCCAAAGCCCTCGCCGCACTCGGCCAAGGCCGGTACGAAGAGGCCTACCGCCACGCGACCGCCGTCAGCCCCGCGGGCGAACTCGCCTCCCACGTCCCCACAGCCCTCTTCCTCGTCATGGACCTCGTCGAAGCCGCCCTCAGAACCGGCCGACAAACCGAAGCAGCGGCCCACGTCACCGCCGTACGGGAGGCAGGCATCGCCGCCATCTCACCCCGCCTCACCATGATCGTCGAGGCCTCGGCCGCGCTCACCGCCCACGACCCACACGCACGCGAACTCTTCCGGAGAGCGCTCTCCACCCCCGGCACCGACCGCTGGCCCTTCGACCACGCCCGCGTCCGGCTCGCCTACGGAGAACACCTCCGCCGGGCACGAGCCGCCACCGAAGCCCGCACCCACCTCACCGACGCACTCGACACCTTCCAACGCCTCGGCGCCCGCCCCTGGGCCGCCCGCGCCGCCGGCGAACTCCGGGCAACAGGACAGCCCACAAGACAGCCCGCAGCACGCGCCGACCACCACGGACCCGCCTCACTCACACCCCAACAACGCGAAATCGCCCACCTCGCCGCCGCCGGCCTCACCAACAAACAAATCGGCGAACGCCTCCGCCTCTCCCCGCGCACCGTCTCCACCCACCTCCACCAACTCTTCCCCAAACTCGGCATCACCTCCCGCGCCGCCCTCCGCGACGCGCTGGCAGAACCCACACGCCACACCCCGGACGACAGTGCGACAGTGAAACCATGA
- a CDS encoding SIMPL domain-containing protein, which produces MTQDSAPQPYGTPEVPRVAVRGEARLEVDPEIARIGITVTARGTDRRTALEDLTRRNNTVLELIKSYGDAVEKLETGAFSINPELTRHGRAERIRAYHGRVHITAELADFTALGELTTRLADLELTSVDGPWWALRPTSPAHGEARRQAVLEAVQRAREYAAALGADLAALVELADLGAENALPFQTAAPGAGMRTMAFSTTEETAPPLDLEPQRQTVYAQVNARFTMTPPRL; this is translated from the coding sequence ATGACCCAGGACTCCGCACCCCAGCCCTACGGAACCCCCGAAGTCCCCCGCGTCGCCGTCCGCGGCGAAGCCCGCCTCGAAGTCGACCCCGAAATCGCCCGCATCGGCATCACCGTCACCGCCCGCGGCACCGACCGACGCACCGCCCTCGAAGACCTCACCCGCCGCAACAACACCGTCCTCGAGCTCATCAAGAGCTACGGCGACGCCGTCGAAAAACTCGAAACCGGCGCCTTCTCCATCAACCCCGAACTCACCCGCCACGGCCGCGCCGAACGCATCCGCGCCTACCACGGCCGCGTCCACATCACCGCCGAACTCGCCGACTTCACCGCCCTCGGCGAACTCACCACCCGCCTCGCCGACCTCGAACTCACCAGCGTCGACGGCCCCTGGTGGGCCCTGCGCCCCACCTCACCCGCCCACGGCGAAGCCCGCCGCCAAGCCGTACTCGAAGCCGTCCAACGCGCCCGCGAATACGCCGCCGCCCTCGGCGCCGACCTCGCCGCCCTCGTCGAACTCGCCGACCTCGGCGCCGAAAACGCCCTCCCCTTCCAAACAGCCGCCCCCGGCGCCGGCATGCGCACCATGGCCTTCAGCACCACCGAGGAAACCGCCCCGCCCCTCGACCTCGAACCCCAACGCCAAACCGTCTACGCCCAGGTCAACGCCCGCTTCACCATGACCCCTCCCCGACTGTGA
- the pyk gene encoding pyruvate kinase, with protein sequence MRRAKIVCTLGPATDSYDQIKALVEAGMDIARLNLSHGTYAEHEDRYLRVRKASDETGRSVGILADLQGPKIRLGRFTEGPVLLERGDEFTITVEDLEGDRHTCGTTYKGLAADVTTGERILVDDGRVTLEVTGIDGPRVHTLVIEGGMVSDHKGLNLPGVAVSVPALSNKDIDDLRWALRTGADVIALSFVRSGHDIQDVHRIMDEEGRRLPVIAKIEKPQAVENIDDIVAAFDGIMVARGDLGVEMPLEQVPIVQKRAVKLAKRNAKPVIVATQMLDSMIDNSRPTRAEASDVANAIIDGTDAVMLSGETSVGKYPVETVKTMSRIVEAAEEDILAKGLPPLTERSKPRTQGGAVARAAAEMGDFLGAKFLIAFTQSGDTVRRLSRYRSPIPLLAFTPDPATRSQLNLTWGVETFLGPHVDSTDAMVAQVEEELLRIGRCVRGDVVVITAGSPPGVTGSTNLVRVHHIGDPVH encoded by the coding sequence ATGCGCCGAGCAAAAATCGTATGTACCCTGGGCCCCGCCACCGACTCATACGACCAGATCAAAGCCCTGGTCGAAGCCGGAATGGACATCGCCCGCCTCAACCTCAGCCACGGCACCTACGCCGAACACGAGGACCGCTACCTGCGCGTACGCAAAGCCTCCGACGAAACCGGCCGCAGCGTCGGCATCCTCGCAGACCTTCAAGGCCCGAAGATCCGCCTCGGCCGATTCACCGAAGGCCCCGTACTCCTTGAACGCGGCGACGAATTCACCATCACCGTCGAAGACCTCGAAGGCGACCGCCACACCTGCGGCACCACCTACAAAGGCCTCGCCGCCGACGTCACCACCGGCGAACGCATCCTCGTCGACGACGGCCGCGTCACCCTCGAAGTCACCGGCATCGACGGCCCCCGCGTCCACACCCTCGTCATCGAAGGCGGCATGGTCTCCGACCACAAGGGCCTCAACCTCCCCGGAGTCGCCGTCTCCGTCCCCGCCCTCTCCAACAAGGACATCGACGACCTCCGCTGGGCCCTGCGCACCGGCGCCGACGTCATCGCCCTCTCCTTCGTCCGCAGCGGCCACGACATCCAAGACGTCCACCGCATCATGGACGAAGAAGGCCGCCGCCTCCCCGTCATCGCAAAGATCGAAAAGCCCCAGGCCGTCGAAAACATCGACGACATCGTCGCCGCCTTCGACGGCATCATGGTCGCCCGCGGCGACCTCGGCGTCGAAATGCCCCTCGAACAGGTCCCGATCGTCCAGAAGCGCGCCGTCAAACTCGCCAAGCGCAACGCCAAGCCCGTCATCGTCGCCACCCAGATGCTCGACTCGATGATCGACAACTCCCGGCCCACCCGCGCCGAAGCCTCCGACGTCGCCAACGCCATCATCGACGGCACCGACGCGGTCATGCTCAGCGGCGAGACCAGCGTCGGCAAATACCCCGTCGAAACGGTCAAGACGATGTCCCGCATCGTCGAAGCCGCCGAAGAGGACATCCTCGCCAAGGGCCTGCCCCCGCTCACCGAACGCAGCAAGCCCCGCACCCAAGGCGGAGCCGTCGCCCGCGCAGCCGCCGAAATGGGCGACTTCCTCGGCGCCAAATTCCTCATCGCCTTCACCCAGAGCGGCGACACCGTCCGCCGACTCTCCCGCTACCGCTCACCCATCCCGCTCCTCGCCTTCACCCCCGACCCGGCGACCCGCTCCCAGCTGAACCTGACCTGGGGCGTCGAAACCTTCCTCGGCCCCCACGTCGACTCCACCGACGCCATGGTCGCCCAGGTCGAGGAAGAACTCCTGCGCATCGGCCGCTGCGTACGCGGCGACGTCGTCGTCATCACCGCCGGCTCGCCCCCCGGAGTCACCGGCTCCACCAACCTGGTCCGCGTCCACCACATCGGCGACCCCGTCCACTGA
- a CDS encoding alpha/beta fold hydrolase encodes MSADAPIRNVVLVHGGFVDGSGWRAVYDRLVGEGYRVSVVQHPTLGLEGDVAATRRVIDAQDGPVVLVGHSYGGVIISEAGRHDAVASLVYVAAFAPDKGESVNSLIADPPPGAPVPPILPPREGFLVLDRERFAESFAADLPPEQARFMADAQLPWGMEALTGAVTEPAWRSKPSWYLVSTQDRMIPPSAQRAMAERIGATVVEVPASHSVYVSRPDEVADLIGRAAGA; translated from the coding sequence ATGAGCGCAGATGCGCCGATCCGAAACGTCGTGCTGGTCCATGGCGGGTTCGTGGACGGCTCGGGCTGGCGGGCGGTGTACGACCGTCTGGTGGGCGAGGGCTACCGCGTGAGCGTGGTCCAGCACCCCACGCTGGGGCTGGAGGGCGATGTGGCGGCGACCCGGCGGGTCATCGACGCGCAGGACGGTCCGGTGGTCCTCGTCGGCCACTCCTACGGTGGTGTGATCATCAGTGAGGCGGGGCGCCACGACGCGGTCGCGAGCCTCGTCTATGTCGCCGCGTTCGCGCCCGACAAGGGCGAGTCGGTGAACAGTCTGATCGCCGATCCGCCGCCGGGTGCTCCGGTGCCGCCGATCCTGCCGCCCCGGGAGGGTTTCCTGGTCTTGGACCGGGAGCGGTTCGCGGAGTCGTTCGCGGCTGATCTGCCGCCCGAGCAGGCCCGGTTCATGGCCGACGCGCAGCTTCCGTGGGGTATGGAGGCGCTGACCGGGGCGGTCACGGAGCCTGCGTGGCGGTCGAAGCCGAGCTGGTACCTGGTGTCCACGCAGGACCGGATGATCCCGCCGTCGGCGCAGCGGGCTATGGCCGAGCGGATCGGGGCGACGGTGGTGGAGGTGCCGGCGAGCCATTCGGTGTACGTGTCCCGGCCCGATGAGGTCGCCGATCTGATCGGGCGGGCGGCCGGCGCGTAG
- a CDS encoding helix-turn-helix domain-containing protein, producing the protein MYDIATRMHALDLLADGRSMNSVSRETGISRSAIRAWQVRIEPLPRINAAPCSGPDHAASYAYLLGLYLGDGCISPHPRGGHHLRIVCADAWPGLIELCRAAITAVRPDHKVYVLQRQGCVAVTSYGRHWTCLFPQHGPGKKHERRIVLEGWQQEIVDTHPWEFLRGLIHSDGCRITNWTVRNGKRYEYPRYFFTNKSDDIRKLCTDTLTKVGAQWTILARGSDPFNVSVARKDSVALMDAHIGPKY; encoded by the coding sequence ATGTACGACATCGCCACCCGCATGCACGCGCTGGACCTGCTCGCCGACGGGCGCAGCATGAACTCGGTCAGCAGGGAAACAGGGATATCCCGGTCCGCCATCCGTGCGTGGCAGGTGCGCATCGAACCGCTACCCCGCATCAACGCGGCGCCTTGCTCCGGCCCAGACCACGCGGCGTCCTACGCATACCTTCTCGGCCTCTATCTCGGCGATGGCTGCATCAGCCCACACCCCCGCGGCGGGCACCACCTGCGGATCGTCTGCGCCGACGCATGGCCAGGACTGATCGAGCTGTGCCGCGCAGCGATCACCGCCGTGCGACCCGACCACAAGGTCTACGTGCTGCAACGTCAAGGCTGCGTCGCCGTCACCAGTTACGGACGGCACTGGACCTGCCTGTTCCCTCAGCACGGGCCCGGCAAGAAGCACGAGCGGCGGATCGTGCTCGAAGGGTGGCAGCAGGAGATCGTCGATACCCACCCATGGGAGTTCCTGCGCGGGCTCATCCACTCCGACGGGTGCCGGATCACGAACTGGACCGTTCGAAACGGCAAGCGGTACGAGTATCCGCGGTACTTCTTCACCAACAAGTCCGACGACATCCGGAAGCTGTGTACGGACACGCTCACCAAGGTCGGGGCCCAGTGGACGATCCTGGCTCGCGGGAGCGATCCCTTCAACGTTTCCGTCGCGCGGAAGGACTCCGTCGCGCTCATGGATGCGCACATCGGGCCCAAGTACTAG
- a CDS encoding ANTAR domain-containing response regulator gives MTAEHESTPTPDADQSHVPPLTTRVVIAEDEALIRLDLKEMLEEEGYAVVGEAGDGQTAVELAREHRPDLVILDVKMPVLDGISAAEKIAEESIAPVLMLTAFSQRDLVERARDAGAMAYLVKPFSKSDVVPAIEMAVSRFAELRALEKEVADLSLRLETRKLVDRAKSILQTQYGLTEPAAFRWIQKTSMDRRMSMQQVAEAVIEDAEEKKNAAQ, from the coding sequence GTGACCGCCGAGCACGAGTCGACGCCCACGCCCGACGCCGACCAGTCGCACGTTCCGCCGCTGACGACCCGCGTCGTCATCGCCGAGGACGAGGCGCTCATCCGTCTCGACTTGAAGGAGATGCTCGAGGAGGAGGGCTACGCCGTGGTCGGCGAGGCCGGGGACGGGCAGACCGCCGTCGAGCTGGCCCGGGAGCACCGCCCCGACCTGGTGATCCTCGACGTGAAGATGCCCGTCCTGGATGGGATCTCCGCGGCCGAGAAGATCGCCGAGGAGTCCATCGCCCCCGTACTCATGCTCACCGCGTTCTCGCAGCGCGACCTCGTCGAGCGGGCGCGGGACGCCGGGGCCATGGCGTACCTGGTGAAGCCGTTCAGCAAGAGCGACGTCGTACCGGCCATCGAGATGGCCGTGTCGCGTTTCGCGGAGCTTCGGGCGCTGGAGAAGGAGGTCGCGGACCTCTCGCTGCGGCTGGAGACCCGCAAGCTGGTGGACCGGGCGAAGAGCATCCTGCAGACGCAGTACGGGCTGACCGAGCCGGCGGCGTTCCGGTGGATCCAGAAGACCTCCATGGATCGTCGTATGTCCATGCAGCAGGTTGCCGAGGCGGTCATCGAGGACGCCGAGGAGAAGAAGAACGCCGCGCAGTAG
- a CDS encoding ricin-type beta-trefoil lectin domain protein — protein MRTTWRRRTTLGALALLCWSGLAAPPTGAAEPPTTAAAAAAAATFSDEFDGPAGTAADPGKWQTETGDNVSNHERQYYTAGNRNAALDGQGHLVITARRENPGNYDCWYGRCEYTSARLNTAGRFTQAYGHVEARLKVPRGQGMWPAFWMLGNDIGQVGWPNSGEIDVMENVGFEPSTIHGTIHGPGYSGSGGIGAAYTLPGGQAFADAFHTFAVDWAPDSISWSVDGAVYQRRTPADLGGRTWAFNKPFFLILNLAVGGYWPGDPDAGTTFPQQLVVDHVRVTTSDTGTGRTGPITGLAGKCVDVAGANPADGTPVQLYDCNGTPAQQWTIAADGTLRALGKCLDVTGGNTADGTPVQLYDCNGTPAQRWALPAARDIVNPQADKCLDVTGGNAANATRLQIWTCGGAPHQKWNLPN, from the coding sequence ATGCGCACCACCTGGCGCCGCCGCACCACGCTCGGCGCCCTCGCCCTGCTCTGCTGGAGCGGCCTCGCCGCCCCGCCCACCGGCGCCGCGGAACCCCCCACGACCGCAGCCGCCGCAGCCGCCGCAGCCACGTTCTCCGATGAATTCGACGGGCCGGCCGGAACAGCCGCCGACCCCGGGAAATGGCAGACCGAGACCGGCGACAACGTCAGCAACCACGAACGGCAGTACTACACGGCAGGCAATCGCAACGCCGCCCTCGACGGCCAGGGCCACCTCGTGATCACCGCCCGCCGCGAGAACCCAGGCAACTACGACTGCTGGTACGGGCGCTGCGAGTACACCTCGGCACGGCTCAACACCGCCGGCCGCTTCACCCAGGCGTACGGACACGTCGAAGCCCGGCTCAAAGTCCCGCGCGGCCAGGGGATGTGGCCCGCGTTCTGGATGCTCGGCAACGACATCGGCCAGGTCGGCTGGCCGAACTCCGGCGAGATCGACGTCATGGAAAACGTCGGATTCGAACCCTCCACCATCCACGGAACGATCCACGGCCCCGGATACTCCGGCTCCGGCGGCATCGGCGCCGCCTACACCCTCCCCGGCGGCCAGGCCTTCGCCGACGCCTTCCACACCTTCGCCGTCGACTGGGCCCCCGACTCCATCAGCTGGTCCGTCGACGGCGCCGTCTACCAGCGCCGCACCCCCGCCGACCTCGGCGGCCGCACCTGGGCCTTCAACAAACCGTTCTTCCTGATCCTCAACCTCGCCGTCGGAGGCTACTGGCCCGGCGACCCCGACGCCGGCACCACCTTCCCCCAGCAACTCGTCGTCGACCACGTACGGGTCACCACCTCCGACACCGGCACCGGCCGCACCGGCCCGATCACCGGCCTCGCGGGCAAATGCGTCGACGTCGCCGGCGCCAACCCCGCCGACGGCACCCCCGTACAGCTCTACGACTGCAACGGCACCCCCGCCCAGCAGTGGACGATCGCCGCCGACGGCACCCTGCGCGCCCTCGGCAAATGCCTCGACGTCACCGGCGGCAACACCGCCGACGGCACACCCGTCCAGCTCTACGACTGCAACGGCACCCCCGCACAACGCTGGGCCCTGCCCGCGGCCCGCGACATCGTCAACCCGCAAGCCGACAAATGCCTCGACGTCACCGGCGGCAACGCCGCCAACGCAACCCGCCTCCAGATCTGGACCTGCGGCGGCGCCCCCCACCAGAAATGGAACCTCCCGAACTAG